Proteins from a single region of Gossypium arboreum isolate Shixiya-1 chromosome 1, ASM2569848v2, whole genome shotgun sequence:
- the LOC108479404 gene encoding zinc finger CCCH domain-containing protein 17: MVAATPQQQQQQQQQKQAAVATTTVTVAGATKPSAEEEALKRNTDCVYFLASPLTCKKGSECEYRHSEYARVNPRDCYYWLNGNCLNPKCGFRHPPLDGLLGTQATTPTGSSKPSSHTAATTAPASHMPYSQGASYSSGKHAVPCIFFLKGLCIKGDRCAFLHGPTTSNKATQLAATTTASEPHLLKKTFGAVEASQSQKFPPTNVSNTVGLAPESKPSAKVKAAFTRSGTGTEKSVPSPVGLDEELPRHKATKTTSVVNGGSMGHSGWLHQPHASDEQTFHGSKDTEEFLRESSPGFDVLVDDELRDSDFYHGEDQYGGTRGHEGRNVNEYDIGRPANYDAMVDVDQEMFHDARGYDSFDNVQGNYDWDQQRASSERMPLGSSTLERRGYSRVDSPDHVEESDLRHRLSKRRRVNGLKSVVSHDNALENCEGERNYRAGSQRDSHRLPPHERSLGSRLQGRIKLPGRSVNGSDLHSEREIERGRNWGRHSPGKPQTSSQGRLRDRIKGKVEGDFNNNEGRNFGGLRIRREVTDGRNADFAGPKSLAELKVGKNSDNKQHQSLGKRRSVGDHQQIEGDLSFKGPMPLSEILKRKRQSEGAASGDGIASVNKEDVDQKQSKGSLISGSNNQEVSVTVKEANKDEESKVAATDIGITEATHGESSQPLNMSEHEADADAEDGIIGDERIEDHEVEADDQRDGEYYYEQVDEGEYNYEDENVDPEEEYIEEEDGDDFAKKLGVMFS, encoded by the exons ATGGTAGCGGCTACGCCACAACAACAACAGCAGCAGCAACAGCAGAAACAGGCGGCGGTGGCGACCACAACGGTGACGGTGGCCGGGGCTACAAAGCCATCGGCTGAAGAAGAGGCTTTGAAGAGGAATACGGATTGCGTTTACTTTCTTGCTTCCCCTTTAACCTGCAAAAAG GGAAGTGAATGTGAGTATCGTCATAGTGAATATGCCCGGGTTAACCCAAGGGATTGTTATTACTggttgaatggaaattgcttGAACCCAAAATGTGGATTTCGACATCCT CCCCTTGATGGCTTGTTGGGAACCCAAGCAACAACTCCGACTGGTTCTTCCAAGCCTTCTTCACACACAGCAGCAACTACAGCACCTGCTAGTCATATGCCTTACAGCCAGGGTGCTTCTTACAGCTCCGGCAAACACGCAGTTCCATGTATTTTCTTCCTCAAAGGGCTTTGCATTAAAGGTGACAGATGTGCTTTTTTGCATGGTCCAACTACAAGTAATAAAGCCACACAACTAGCAGCAACTACCACTGCTAGTGAGCCTCATTTATTGAAGAAGACTTTTGGTGCAGTTGAAGCATCTCAGTCACAGAAGTTTCCCCCAACTAATGTTTCCAATACTGTTGGACTAGCTCCTGAAAGTAAACCTTCTGCAAAAGTTAAAGCCGCTTTCACTAGGAGTGGTACTGGAACTGAGAAAAGTGTGCCATCTCCAGTAGGCTTGGATGAGGAACTTCCTCGACACAAAGCAACAAAAACTACTTCAGTTGTTAATGGTGGCTCTATGGGTCATTCTGGTTGGTTGCATCAGCCCCATGCTTCAGATGAACAGACTTTTCATGGCAGTAAGGACACTGAAGAATTTTTGAGGGAGTCTTCTCCTGGTTTTGACGTTCTTGTGGATGATGAGCTCAGGGATTCTGATTTCTACCATGGTGAAGATCAATATGGAGGCACAAGAGGACATGAGGGAAGGAATGTCAATGAATATGACATTGGTCGCCCTGCTAATTATGATGCCATGGTTGATGTTGACCAAGAAATGTTTCATGATGCTCGAGGCTATGATTCATTTGACAATGTGCAAGGGAATTATGATTGGGACCAGCAGAGGGCTTCATCTGAGAGGATGCCACTAGGGTCGTCTACTCTGGAGAGAAGGGGTTACTCAAGAGTTGATAGTCCTGATCATGTTGAGGAATCTGATCTTCGACATCGTTTGTCTAAGCGCAGAAGGGTTAATGGCCTGAAGTCTGTTGTCAGTCATGATAATGCCCTAGAAAATTGTGAAGGGGAACGAAATTACCGGGCTGGATCTCAAAGGGATTCCCACCGTTTACCTCCCCATGAGAGGTCCCTTGGCAGTCGTCTTCAAGGTAGAATAAAGCTTCCTGGGAGATCTGTAAATGGATCTGATTTGCATTCTGAAAGGGAGATAGAAAGAGGGCGAAATTGGGGACGACACTCACCTGGAAAGCCTCAAACCTCTTCCCAAGGGAGGCTCCGTGACAGAATAAAAGGAAAGGTGgaaggggatttcaacaataatgaagGTCGAAATTTTGGTGGCCTGAGGATCAGAAGAGAAGTAACAGATGGGAGAAATGCTGATTTTGCAGGTCCAAAAAGTCTTGCTGAGCTGAAAGTTGGGAAGAACAGTGATAATAAGCAGCATCAGTCTCTTGGAAAGCGAAGGAGTGTTGGAGATCATCAACAAATTGAAGGTGATCTTTCATTCAAGGGGCCAATGCCTCTAAGTGAGATTCTGAAGAGAAAGAGACAATCTGAAGGTGCCGCTTCTGGGGATGGTATAGCATCTGTAAATAAAGAAGATGTTGACCAGAAGCAAAGCAAGGGAAGCTTGATTAGTGGCTCCAATAACCAAGAAGTATCAGTGACAGTGAAAGAGGCGAACAAAGATGAAGAATCCAAGGTTGCAGCTACAGATATAGGAATAACGGAAGCCACTCATGGTGAATCTTCTCAACCACTCAACATGAGCGAGCACGAGGCTGATGCTGATGCTGAGGATGGGATCATTGGAGATGAGAGAATAGAAGATCACGAAGTCGAGGCAGATGACCAGAGGGATGGAGAGTATTATTATGAGCAGGTTGACGAAGGGGAATACAACTACGAGGATGAAAACGTGGACCCGGAAGAGGAATACATAGAGGAGGAAGATGGTGATGACTTTGCAAAGAAACTGGGTGTCATGTTTTCATGA